GCGTAGCTGATCGTGCGGGCCTGTTGCCCCGCCGGGGTGGATTGCCGGTCACCGTAAACACTGCCAACGGTCCCGTTTCGGCAGAACTCTCGACCATCGGTGAGTTGCGGTTCGGTAACGTCGCCGTTCGCGGGCTAGATGTGGTGATCGCACCCTCGCTTGGTAAGACAAACGTTGTGGGTATGAATTTGCTTTCTCGGCTTGCCTCGTGGCGAGTCGAAGGCAATACGATGATTCTGGTTCCCAATAATCCGCAGCCTCAACTGGGGACTGAGTAGATCCCTTGGAAGGGATGAAACTGGTCCGGTTAAGGTAATAAGCCGATCAGAAATTTAGTCGCCCACCCTCTTCGTTCCACTGACATTTGATTAGTAGACTGTGAGGTGTCGTCCTCTTAGCTCTCAGCCTTGTTTAGTTGGAGCGCGCGAATGAAGGAACTGTTCGACCTTACTGGTAAAGTCGCCGTGGTGACGGGGGCGGGACGTGGTATCGGTGAGGGTATTGCTACCCTGCTGGCTGAAGCTGGCGCCGATGTTGTTTGTGCCGCGAGGTCAGGCGATCAGATCCAAAGCACAGCAAAGTTGATTAACGAGAGCAGTTCTGGAGGTCGCGCGGTTGCACATATAACCGATGTCTCAGACGAAGAAGATATGGAGGCGCTTGGCCAGCGAGCTATCGATGAATTCGGTCGGCTCGATATCTGGGTTAACAATGCGGGAGGGTCGCTTGTTTCCGCACCGCTTACGGAGCTTGAGCCAGCGGAATGGCACAAGACGATGGCCGTAAATCTAACCTCAGTATTCTATGGCGTGCGGGCCGCGGCGAAGCGCATGAAGGACGGCGGCAGTATCGTGAATACATCGTCGATGGCTGGACGCGATCCCTTCCCAGGTAGCGGGCACTACAGCGCTGCTAAGGCTGGCGTGAATATGCTGACCAAGACACTTGCTTTGGAGCTAGGGCCGCAAAAAATCCGCGTCAACGCGATCCTGCCCGGGTTTGTCCCTACCGATACGGTGAAGAAGGCGCTCGACATGAAGGACGAGGATTTTGGGCCTTTGCTTGAGCAGCTGAACCTGCCTGCGGGTCGGTTAGGCACGCCACGCGATATCGCCGCATGTGTGCTCTATCTCGTCGGTAACTCAGGCGAGTGGGTTACTGGCCAGAACCTATGTGTGGCCGGAACGGTCTGATCTTTTCTTAACGCAATACATGGAAGGTTGGCTGGGGTGGCAGGATTCGAACCTGCGCATGCCGGTACCAAAAACCGGTGCCTTACCGCTTGGCTACACCCCAGCAGACCCGCTTTTTGATGGCGGGGCGCTCCCTATAGCGGCTCTGACTGCAATGTGAAGAGGGTTCAGGCAGGCAATTGCCGCCTTTGCGCAAGCTCGGCCTCAATCTTGGCAATCGTTTGCCGATCAATGCGGTAAAACAGCATGGCAACCGCGCCCGGGACCAGCACAATGGCGGGAATGATCGCAAAGGCAAGGTTGATTCCCCTGACCGCCGCTTCGCTTTGTTCCTGGCCTGCTTCAAAGCCCGTCATGCTCATGACAAGGCCAGGTAGGGCGAGCCCAAAGGCGACACCCGTCTTCACCGCGAAGATCGATGCGGCGACCACAAGTGCGGTCATCTGTTTGCGCGAGCGCCAGTCAACATACTCCGCGATATCCGTGAACATCGCGTAGGCCAGAACCATCAGCATGCCGAAGCCAATCCCAACTCCATACTGTACAAATGTTTGCGGCCATACAGCATCCAAGGGCATGGCGTAGAATAGCATGATTGCCGAAGCCTTTAGTGCCCCCGCAAAGATGACGAGATGCGACTTTTCAAACCGCCGTTGTAGGAAACTGGCGAGGATCACACCGCTGATCTGCCCCAGCGCCAGCGCGGTCAGGAACAGCGCCGGACGATCCATAAAGGCAAGAACAGGCGTCCCATCGTCTCCCGCGACATATTCAAAAAAGAACAGGGCGCTGGCTTGGCGCGCTGCAATGGCGGTGACGCCCAAGATCGCGGCTATGGCCACTGCTATCCAGGGCCCGGTCACGACCAGTTCTTTGAAATCACCAAGGATCGAACCGTTTTCCTGTGTCGGCTCGATACGTTCCTTGGTGGTGAAGAAGGTTGCCAAAAGGCAGAAGAAAGACAGTCCGGCAATACACGCCATTGTCCACATAATGCCGCGTGCCTCGTTGCCTCCGCCCAACTCTCGCACCAGCGTGGTGCCAAGAACACCTATCAAGATCCCCGACAAGGCGGAGAAAAACATGCGGTACGCGGTGACACTGCCACGTTGTTCGGCACTGGGAGAGATAACGCCCAGCAAGCCGCCGTAGGGTACGTTCACAATTGTGTAGACCAGCATCGCAAGTGTGTAGGTGACATAAGCCCAGATCAGAAGGCCGGTTTGGCTCAGGTCTGGCGCCGCGAAGACCATTACCCCAAAAAAGCCGAAGGGCACCGCTCCAAACAGCATGTAGGGCCGGTATCTCCCCCAGCGGCTGCGTGTGCGGTCGGATATGGCGCCCATCATCGGGTCAGTCACTGCATCGACCAGCTTGGTCAGGAGCAACATCAGGCTGATCGCCGCTGGCGCCAAGCCGTTCAAATCGACCAGAAAATAAAAAAGGAAGAAGCCAAAGAAATTGAGGTACAGGCCAGAGGCTAGGTCGCCCACGCCGTAGCCCAGCTTTTCCTTCAGCTTTATGCGCTCAGGCGGGGTGTGGTCCAATCAGCACTCCAATAATGGCTTGGTGGCCCAAGCGATACT
The Altererythrobacter ishigakiensis genome window above contains:
- a CDS encoding SDR family NAD(P)-dependent oxidoreductase yields the protein MKELFDLTGKVAVVTGAGRGIGEGIATLLAEAGADVVCAARSGDQIQSTAKLINESSSGGRAVAHITDVSDEEDMEALGQRAIDEFGRLDIWVNNAGGSLVSAPLTELEPAEWHKTMAVNLTSVFYGVRAAAKRMKDGGSIVNTSSMAGRDPFPGSGHYSAAKAGVNMLTKTLALELGPQKIRVNAILPGFVPTDTVKKALDMKDEDFGPLLEQLNLPAGRLGTPRDIAACVLYLVGNSGEWVTGQNLCVAGTV
- a CDS encoding MFS transporter, translating into MDHTPPERIKLKEKLGYGVGDLASGLYLNFFGFFLFYFLVDLNGLAPAAISLMLLLTKLVDAVTDPMMGAISDRTRSRWGRYRPYMLFGAVPFGFFGVMVFAAPDLSQTGLLIWAYVTYTLAMLVYTIVNVPYGGLLGVISPSAEQRGSVTAYRMFFSALSGILIGVLGTTLVRELGGGNEARGIMWTMACIAGLSFFCLLATFFTTKERIEPTQENGSILGDFKELVVTGPWIAVAIAAILGVTAIAARQASALFFFEYVAGDDGTPVLAFMDRPALFLTALALGQISGVILASFLQRRFEKSHLVIFAGALKASAIMLFYAMPLDAVWPQTFVQYGVGIGFGMLMVLAYAMFTDIAEYVDWRSRKQMTALVVAASIFAVKTGVAFGLALPGLVMSMTGFEAGQEQSEAAVRGINLAFAIIPAIVLVPGAVAMLFYRIDRQTIAKIEAELAQRRQLPA